A single region of the Thermodesulfatator indicus DSM 15286 genome encodes:
- the fliD gene encoding flagellar filament capping protein FliD, translating to MADEVFGKINVLGLGSGLDLQGLLDNLRTIEEKPIKALEAKKDFYEKRLTEFDWLNTKVLSLKSKSLDFSLESTYLTRQVSVSGSAITAEADVGALEGNYTVEVNQLARKSLWQSQGFAESSSVITPSGDDVLQIQVGDKNFSVLVPQGTTLEGLADLINNSEDNPGVEAKVVNTGAATNPYRLVLKAKDAGEDHRIVVTQELSGVSFEEITGTPNIWSSAQYTNPEDVINNTGSTITLNINVGEASITVDVPDGTTLSGLVDLINNASDNSSLKAYLMRNSDGNYTVQLRSPDAISVTQSPDTPTLFSEVNSNGESLNAFLTVDGISYQRNSNSINDIIPGVTINLKEIGTSSLSVSANYDDIKEKFKSFIDEISSFVKELGDKMSFDVETGEEGPLYRSNAAESLMRDIRNVLTVSFSGNEHIRSLFDLGLNFNRDGSITLDEKKLEKAFAEHPEEIKKLFLGDDDNNFQGIAEKINDTLQKYIGPTGFIALEQKTTERNIEDVKRNIAMSQERVDRYIATLQRQFMALDEYVQQLNNLSSYLDVQFKSMMGLNQKK from the coding sequence ATGGCAGATGAAGTTTTTGGAAAAATAAATGTTTTAGGCTTAGGTTCAGGCCTTGACTTGCAGGGCCTTTTAGACAACCTACGCACTATTGAAGAAAAGCCCATCAAAGCCCTCGAGGCCAAGAAAGACTTTTATGAAAAACGGCTCACCGAGTTTGACTGGCTTAATACTAAAGTGCTTTCCCTGAAGTCTAAAAGCCTCGATTTTTCGCTGGAAAGCACTTATCTAACCCGGCAGGTTTCTGTATCTGGTAGCGCTATTACCGCTGAAGCCGATGTCGGTGCTTTAGAAGGGAATTATACCGTAGAAGTTAATCAACTGGCCAGAAAGAGCTTGTGGCAGTCTCAAGGTTTTGCTGAGAGCAGTAGCGTTATTACTCCCTCAGGAGACGACGTCTTACAAATTCAAGTAGGTGATAAGAACTTTTCGGTATTAGTCCCCCAGGGAACAACTCTAGAAGGCCTGGCTGATCTTATAAATAACTCCGAAGATAATCCTGGCGTAGAAGCCAAGGTAGTAAATACCGGAGCGGCCACCAATCCCTATCGTCTGGTTCTTAAAGCCAAAGATGCAGGCGAAGACCACCGCATAGTGGTTACTCAGGAACTTTCAGGCGTGAGTTTTGAAGAAATTACCGGAACACCGAATATCTGGAGTTCAGCTCAATATACCAATCCCGAAGATGTTATTAATAACACCGGCAGTACAATCACTTTAAACATAAACGTAGGGGAAGCATCTATTACTGTAGATGTCCCTGACGGGACCACCCTGAGTGGCCTGGTGGATCTGATAAACAATGCCAGTGATAACTCTTCTCTTAAGGCTTACCTTATGAGGAACTCAGACGGCAATTATACTGTTCAATTGCGTTCTCCTGATGCTATTTCTGTTACTCAAAGCCCTGACACACCGACTCTCTTTTCTGAGGTTAATAGTAACGGAGAAAGTTTAAATGCCTTTTTAACAGTAGATGGTATTTCTTACCAACGAAATAGCAATTCCATTAATGATATAATTCCCGGAGTAACTATTAATTTAAAAGAAATAGGAACTTCTTCTTTAAGTGTTTCAGCAAATTATGACGATATAAAAGAAAAGTTTAAGTCTTTTATAGATGAAATAAGCTCCTTTGTTAAGGAGCTTGGAGATAAAATGTCTTTTGATGTGGAGACTGGCGAAGAAGGGCCTCTTTATCGTAGTAATGCAGCAGAAAGCTTAATGAGAGACATTAGAAACGTATTAACGGTTTCTTTTAGTGGTAATGAACACATAAGATCTCTTTTTGACCTGGGTCTAAATTTTAATCGTGATGGTAGTATTACTCTTGATGAGAAAAAGTTAGAAAAGGCTTTTGCCGAACACCCTGAAGAGATTAAAAAGCTTTTTCTTGGTGATGACGATAATAATTTTCAAGGAATTGCCGAAAAAATAAATGATACTTTACAAAAATATATAGGGCCAACAGGGTTTATTGCGCTTGAGCAGAAAACCACTGAAAGAAATATAGAAGATGTTAAGCGTAATATTGCTATGTCTCAGGAAAGAGTAGACCGTTATATAGCTACGCTTCAGCGCCAGTTTATGGCCCTTGATGAGTATGTTCAGCAGTTAAATAATCTTTCTTCTTATTTAGACGTTCAATTTAAGAGCATGATGGGGCTGAACCAGAAGAAATAA
- the fliW gene encoding flagellar assembly protein FliW, with protein sequence MEIETTRFGKIKIEEDKIIFFTSGILGFPEAKRYVLIPHREDSPFLWLQAVDVPELAFVVINPELFFPDYRPEIPEEARKELHIKSNDELGFLTIVTIPKENPADITVNLLGPIAVNIPRKLAKQVVLDARRYPLKEPLRPHLSRFNKSGEENPAQAEAEF encoded by the coding sequence ATGGAAATTGAAACCACCAGGTTTGGGAAAATAAAAATAGAAGAAGATAAGATAATATTTTTTACCAGCGGCATTTTGGGGTTTCCCGAAGCCAAACGCTACGTTTTGATTCCGCACAGGGAAGACTCTCCCTTTTTGTGGTTACAGGCGGTTGATGTGCCTGAACTTGCCTTTGTGGTTATAAATCCTGAATTGTTTTTCCCGGATTATCGGCCGGAGATACCCGAAGAAGCTCGCAAGGAACTGCACATAAAAAGCAACGATGAACTCGGTTTTTTAACTATTGTTACCATACCTAAAGAGAATCCCGCAGACATAACCGTCAATTTGTTAGGGCCCATTGCCGTTAATATTCCACGAAAGCTGGCCAAACAGGTGGTTCTTGATGCCAGGCGATATCCTCTAAAAGAGCCTCTTAGGCCACATTTGAGCCGTTTTAATAAATCTGGGGAAGAAAACCCCGCTCAGGCAGAGGCGGAATTTTAA
- the csrA gene encoding carbon storage regulator CsrA, with protein sequence MLVLTRKTGESIAIGHEVEIVVLEVKGKQVKLGIKAPSHVPVHRMEVYQKIQDENVRAAHISVGLDDLDFFSEGKK encoded by the coding sequence TTGCTGGTATTAACTCGCAAAACAGGAGAGTCCATAGCTATTGGGCATGAGGTAGAAATAGTGGTTCTAGAGGTCAAAGGCAAACAGGTAAAACTAGGCATAAAGGCCCCTTCTCACGTACCAGTACATCGTATGGAAGTCTATCAGAAAATACAAGACGAAAACGTTAGGGCGGCTCATATTTCAGTAGGCCTTGATGATCTTGATTTTTTTAGTGAAGGGAAAAAGTAG
- the flgL gene encoding flagellar hook-associated protein FlgL — MPLRVGMKTMYDSMLYQLNNLTESTRKLQTQIASGVKYEKPSDAPVDLVRALGYRKSLEEIDRYQTSIREGKAYLRTMEGAYQGLEDIVTRAKQLAIQARNSTMSPANREAIAKEVDSLLSEALALANTRHGNRYVFGGDKPTGYEDGHPPFELIKEALPNGEVKEYVVYRGGEEDMDFSYSPDGKLLIGRNGREAIMTSGIFDTLIGLKKTLEADNQSDPHRELEELGVHIDRLDKVLTHLTNERAALGARMDHLDLKSNLYDDLKTTIKENLSDAQDADLLEVATRLKAKETAYQAALAATAKVMNLSLVNYLS; from the coding sequence ATGCCTCTCAGAGTTGGCATGAAAACCATGTATGACAGCATGTTGTATCAGTTAAACAACCTGACTGAAAGTACCCGTAAGCTTCAGACGCAGATAGCCTCTGGAGTCAAGTACGAAAAGCCTTCGGATGCCCCGGTGGACTTGGTAAGGGCCCTTGGTTATCGCAAATCCCTTGAGGAAATAGACCGCTATCAGACTTCTATCAGGGAAGGGAAGGCCTACTTAAGGACCATGGAAGGGGCATATCAGGGGCTTGAAGACATAGTTACCAGGGCTAAACAACTGGCCATTCAGGCCCGAAATAGCACCATGTCTCCGGCCAACCGAGAGGCCATAGCCAAAGAGGTTGACAGCTTACTTTCTGAGGCCCTAGCCCTGGCTAACACCCGCCACGGTAACCGCTACGTTTTTGGCGGCGATAAGCCTACGGGTTATGAGGACGGGCATCCTCCTTTTGAGTTGATAAAGGAGGCCTTACCAAACGGAGAAGTGAAAGAATATGTAGTATACCGCGGTGGCGAAGAAGATATGGATTTTTCGTATTCTCCCGATGGCAAGCTTTTAATTGGCCGAAACGGAAGAGAGGCCATTATGACTTCAGGTATTTTTGATACCCTCATAGGCCTTAAAAAGACCCTTGAGGCTGACAATCAATCGGACCCCCACAGGGAGTTAGAAGAACTCGGGGTTCATATAGACCGACTTGACAAGGTATTAACTCACCTGACCAACGAACGAGCGGCTTTAGGGGCGCGGATGGATCATCTTGATTTAAAAAGTAACCTTTATGATGACTTGAAAACTACCATCAAAGAGAACCTAAGCGATGCTCAAGACGCTGATCTACTAGAAGTGGCCACCAGGCTTAAAGCCAAGGAAACGGCTTACCAGGCGGCCTTGGCCGCTACCGCCAAGGTTATGAACCTAAGTCTGGTTAACTATCTGAGCTAA
- the flgK gene encoding flagellar hook-associated protein FlgK, translated as MAGLYSALNIAKNSLLAFQMGVQVTGHNVANVDTEGYSRQKVVNVPYPPTPGPAGPMGSGVKVEQIKRYFDAFLEANLNLKRSDLGLLSAEETGLDLIQGLFNETNPLGLSKMLDDFFTSWQGLSNRAEGIPERRVVLEKGRVLAEAISDKYQNIVNLEQNVRLKLRDVVNEINELAKQIAEINRQITAAESGLHQANDLRDQRDKLVAKLSELTQVRYFENNQGAYAVILGNGYNLVDIDSYWQLEMAGGEVYWLGHSGEKVKLTSKEVSQGKLGGWLRIVEQISNDWNYEYVISTRNVFTPDGKLVKENTTWKELGLTGSVNITFRGTDHFGEEITGSYSTNDDTQTVRDFLNAIEKAYHYKVQAYLTEDGRLVVKDAVQDGGKLSFEITSGPLNFGRFDDEAANHRVEELNLTGKFQLFAKELIRAVNEIHTEGVGLKFYEGELEGTFQSDGTLKSLPFFQDIKGDGSLFVWVKSPNGKITPVKVDFALPSTATMDDVASQINDSLKGLGFDPDSSVKALVRGGRLVFQAKEGYGFAFSNDTAGILAATGLNTFFTGFDAGSIGLNEKLSVNPEYLAAARLDREAWRSENSLVGTYKSRLPIQNPDSIVFNDPPHKLYIRFFDNKGQQILHDTENGFKERELSIDISSGDTLRDIINKLDGIQGLRAYFDGDGRLVLQLDPNSSKNYAYFELGVEAPPPVDNFLAYLRDQGVWVPTYVSARGRQESETWFTDPENTTINEVANVSLNFVFYDAEGKETGRTSITIPNGKSLKDMVSLINATSELRAGFTEGDHGKLFISLENPPEGSVSFKMSVSGGDGDGELNLSDGTKLSLQNIADRQIFSGLEPFTHPGGYVVKLNGADPQNLIFSGQTTVRFFDAQGNELKSINFKTLGTSPNITDTNGNGQIDLDDLAAAFDASPELKAYVNNDELVVSLDSGAPAGTSYFVIEGNDPLHSWGRLTFLNTQGTTDQKDDSYQDLVFPVGIIENWLYDENGKPIDADQANETIDPFRLYLDASAGVVQILQKYNSEANAKFGLTSEFDSQGRLVVNTSGLYDTRSFVLDDAGISGLFDTTLQANRFDSNTGLYLFSTDFSVDKNATFPAQDITVDYLKPNGTSYHTETISFSNSFTLEDFLNNLTSLDYDSDGIADFSYEIDDSGRLFIRVNDPDLDNDGENDWVSFKLTSSLNTPEGNLTTYLARKNIIKTRTMTDDLQGFAPQPGDNRNALRLSALSDASREKLGEASISDYYTAIVGEVGIATKTVKNSKTFMEDLINQLKMMRDSISGVSLDEEMANLIKYQQAFSASAKILTVADEMLDTLIQSKR; from the coding sequence ATGGCAGGCCTTTATAGTGCGTTAAACATTGCCAAAAATTCGCTCCTTGCCTTTCAGATGGGCGTTCAGGTAACCGGCCACAATGTGGCCAACGTGGATACCGAAGGCTACTCGCGCCAGAAGGTAGTTAACGTCCCTTATCCGCCAACACCCGGGCCAGCTGGCCCTATGGGAAGTGGCGTTAAGGTAGAACAGATAAAACGCTATTTTGACGCTTTTCTTGAAGCCAACTTAAATCTCAAACGCAGTGACCTTGGCCTACTTTCTGCCGAAGAAACCGGGCTTGACCTTATTCAGGGCCTTTTTAACGAAACTAACCCCCTGGGGCTTTCAAAGATGCTTGATGACTTTTTTACCTCCTGGCAGGGGCTTTCAAACCGGGCCGAAGGCATCCCTGAACGACGGGTGGTGCTTGAGAAGGGAAGAGTGCTGGCCGAGGCCATAAGCGACAAATATCAGAACATCGTTAACCTTGAGCAAAATGTAAGGCTTAAACTACGAGATGTAGTAAACGAGATAAACGAGCTTGCCAAACAAATTGCCGAGATCAACCGTCAGATAACCGCGGCAGAGTCAGGTCTTCACCAGGCCAACGACCTACGTGACCAGCGCGATAAACTGGTGGCCAAGCTCTCTGAGCTTACGCAGGTGCGTTACTTTGAGAATAATCAAGGTGCTTACGCGGTAATCCTCGGAAACGGCTATAACCTGGTAGATATTGACTCTTACTGGCAGCTTGAAATGGCCGGCGGTGAGGTTTACTGGCTTGGCCACAGTGGCGAAAAAGTAAAGCTTACCAGCAAAGAAGTCTCTCAGGGCAAACTCGGTGGCTGGCTTCGCATTGTAGAGCAAATTTCTAATGACTGGAACTACGAGTACGTTATTTCAACGCGCAATGTTTTTACCCCTGACGGCAAGCTGGTTAAAGAAAACACCACCTGGAAAGAGCTTGGCCTTACGGGTAGTGTTAATATCACCTTTCGCGGCACGGACCACTTCGGCGAAGAAATAACCGGGAGTTACTCCACCAATGACGATACCCAGACCGTACGCGACTTTTTAAACGCCATAGAGAAGGCTTATCACTACAAAGTCCAGGCCTATCTTACCGAGGATGGCCGGCTGGTGGTGAAAGACGCGGTGCAGGATGGCGGCAAACTTAGCTTTGAAATTACTTCCGGCCCTCTAAACTTTGGCCGTTTTGACGACGAGGCCGCCAACCACCGGGTGGAAGAACTAAACCTTACGGGCAAATTTCAGCTCTTTGCCAAGGAGCTTATTCGAGCGGTAAATGAGATTCACACCGAGGGCGTGGGGCTTAAGTTTTACGAGGGTGAACTTGAAGGGACTTTTCAGAGCGACGGCACTTTAAAAAGCCTTCCCTTTTTTCAGGACATAAAAGGCGACGGCTCGCTTTTCGTCTGGGTAAAAAGTCCTAACGGAAAAATTACGCCGGTTAAAGTAGACTTTGCTTTGCCTTCCACGGCTACGATGGACGACGTAGCCAGCCAGATAAACGACTCGTTAAAAGGGCTTGGCTTTGATCCCGATAGTTCCGTTAAGGCTTTGGTGCGGGGAGGGCGCCTTGTTTTTCAGGCCAAGGAAGGCTATGGTTTTGCCTTTTCAAATGACACCGCGGGTATTTTAGCGGCCACGGGCCTAAACACCTTTTTTACCGGGTTTGACGCGGGAAGCATTGGCCTTAACGAGAAGCTTTCGGTAAACCCTGAGTATCTGGCCGCGGCCCGTCTTGATCGTGAGGCCTGGCGTAGTGAAAATAGCCTCGTTGGCACTTACAAAAGCCGTCTTCCCATTCAAAATCCAGACTCTATCGTTTTTAATGATCCGCCGCATAAGCTTTACATACGCTTTTTTGATAACAAAGGCCAGCAGATACTCCACGACACAGAAAACGGTTTCAAAGAAAGGGAGCTTTCCATTGATATTTCTTCAGGCGATACCTTAAGAGACATAATCAATAAACTTGACGGTATTCAGGGGTTGAGGGCCTATTTTGATGGTGACGGCCGTCTGGTTTTACAGCTTGACCCTAATTCGTCTAAAAATTACGCCTACTTTGAGCTGGGCGTAGAAGCCCCCCCTCCGGTTGACAACTTCTTGGCTTACTTAAGAGACCAGGGAGTCTGGGTACCTACTTATGTTTCCGCTAGAGGACGTCAGGAAAGTGAGACTTGGTTTACTGATCCCGAAAATACCACGATAAACGAAGTAGCCAATGTTAGCTTAAATTTTGTGTTTTACGACGCCGAAGGGAAAGAAACCGGCCGAACATCAATAACTATTCCTAACGGCAAAAGCCTAAAAGACATGGTTTCGCTAATTAATGCGACCAGCGAGTTAAGGGCCGGGTTTACCGAAGGAGATCACGGAAAACTTTTTATTTCTCTTGAAAACCCGCCAGAGGGATCGGTTTCTTTTAAAATGTCTGTTTCCGGAGGGGACGGTGACGGTGAGCTTAATCTTTCGGACGGAACTAAACTATCTTTACAAAATATCGCTGATAGACAGATTTTTTCAGGGCTAGAGCCCTTTACGCATCCTGGTGGATACGTGGTTAAGTTGAACGGAGCTGACCCCCAAAATCTAATTTTTTCTGGTCAGACTACGGTGCGTTTTTTTGACGCCCAGGGAAACGAACTCAAAAGTATAAACTTTAAGACTTTGGGCACCAGTCCAAATATAACTGATACCAACGGGAACGGACAAATTGACCTTGATGATCTGGCAGCTGCTTTTGACGCTAGTCCTGAACTCAAGGCCTATGTGAATAACGACGAGCTGGTAGTAAGTCTTGATAGTGGAGCCCCGGCAGGTACCAGCTATTTCGTAATAGAAGGAAATGACCCCCTGCACTCCTGGGGGCGATTGACCTTTCTAAACACTCAGGGAACTACCGACCAGAAAGACGATAGTTATCAGGATCTGGTCTTTCCCGTAGGGATTATTGAAAACTGGCTTTACGACGAAAATGGCAAGCCCATAGACGCCGACCAAGCTAATGAAACAATAGATCCTTTTCGTCTTTACCTAGACGCTTCAGCAGGTGTGGTTCAGATTCTTCAAAAATACAACAGTGAGGCCAATGCCAAGTTCGGGCTTACCTCTGAGTTCGATAGTCAAGGAAGGCTGGTGGTAAACACTTCAGGCCTTTACGACACCAGAAGCTTTGTTTTAGACGACGCCGGTATTTCCGGGCTTTTTGATACCACCCTTCAAGCCAACAGGTTTGATTCCAACACAGGGCTTTATCTATTTTCTACGGACTTTTCGGTAGACAAAAACGCTACTTTTCCGGCTCAAGATATAACCGTAGATTATCTTAAGCCCAATGGAACTTCTTATCACACTGAAACCATTTCGTTTAGCAATAGTTTTACCTTAGAAGATTTTTTAAACAATTTAACCAGTCTTGATTATGATAGCGATGGCATAGCTGATTTTTCTTACGAAATAGACGATTCTGGCAGACTTTTCATTCGAGTAAACGACCCGGATCTTGACAACGACGGTGAGAATGATTGGGTATCTTTTAAGCTGACAAGTTCTTTAAATACACCGGAAGGTAACCTGACCACCTATCTCGCTAGGAAGAACATTATAAAAACACGCACAATGACAGACGACCTTCAGGGTTTTGCGCCCCAGCCGGGAGACAATCGCAATGCCTTGAGGCTTTCTGCCCTTTCCGACGCCAGTCGCGAAAAGCTTGGTGAGGCTTCTATTTCTGACTACTACACGGCTATTGTAGGCGAAGTGGGCATTGCCACGAAGACCGTTAAAAACTCAAAGACCTTTATGGAAGACCTGATTAACCAACTAAAGATGATGCGCGATAGCATCTCAGGGGTCTCCCTTGACGAGGAGATGGCCAATTTAATCAAGTATCAACAGGCCTTTTCGGCCTCGGCCAAAATATTAACGGTGGCTGACGAAATGCTCGATACGTTAATACAGAGCAAGAGATAA
- a CDS encoding FlgN family protein: MKNPWQRLVEILEKERKAIISGDIEKLLDCLKEKEVLLKDPGLKKAPLSRELRQEITRLSEHNQMLLKAGLAFIEEAYRFLGAQLSPKGSYSPQGKARNLKGAQLLSVEV, from the coding sequence ATGAAAAATCCCTGGCAAAGGCTTGTGGAAATCTTAGAAAAAGAACGCAAGGCCATAATTTCTGGCGACATAGAAAAACTTCTTGATTGTCTGAAAGAAAAAGAAGTGCTCCTGAAAGACCCAGGCCTTAAAAAGGCTCCGCTTTCCCGCGAACTGCGGCAAGAGATTACCCGCCTGAGTGAGCATAACCAGATGCTCCTTAAAGCCGGGCTGGCCTTTATTGAAGAGGCCTACCGTTTTTTAGGGGCCCAGCTTTCACCCAAAGGTTCTTATTCACCCCAGGGCAAGGCCAGAAACTTAAAAGGAGCGCAGCTCTTAAGCGTAGAGGTGTAA
- a CDS encoding rod-binding protein — protein sequence MKLTGFDLKSVYQLERLAQKHKDKALRKACQEFEAIFLYQILKGLKKTIPESGFWPKSFQRDMYEDLFYQEVSLKMAERGTGLSKMLYRELSRKYGKMAGSK from the coding sequence ATGAAGCTTACAGGTTTTGACCTAAAAAGTGTTTATCAGCTGGAAAGGCTTGCTCAAAAGCATAAAGACAAGGCCCTTCGTAAGGCCTGTCAGGAGTTTGAAGCTATTTTCCTTTATCAGATTTTAAAGGGCCTTAAAAAAACTATACCTGAGAGCGGGTTCTGGCCAAAAAGTTTTCAGAGAGATATGTACGAAGACCTTTTTTATCAGGAAGTTTCTTTAAAGATGGCGGAAAGAGGTACCGGTCTTTCGAAAATGCTTTACCGGGAGCTCAGCCGTAAATACGGGAAAATGGCCGGGAGTAAATGA
- a CDS encoding flagellar basal body P-ring protein FlgI, with translation MVLLATFFSLNAAYATRLKDLINIEGVRSNNLIGYGIMVGLQGTGDGAQSQFAVQSVVNMLERFGVHVDRNQVKLKNVAAVMVTAELPPFVRAGQRIDVTVSSIGDAKSLQGGTLLLTPLRGPDGQVYALAQGPISLGGFGAAGAGAAAQKNFLTVGKIPSGAIVEREVKVNINGKGVLRLSFRDTDFTTVARAAEAINAYLNGPYAKPLDGRTLALYVPPSYRGKVVSLLADIGDLSVEPDVPARVVIDERTGTVVMGENVRISKVAIAHGNLSVQIKETPQVIQPPPFSAGQTTVVPQTQLQVKEEKARLVVLEEGVSIGELVRALNAVGATPRDLIAIFQAIKRAGALQAELIIM, from the coding sequence ATGGTGCTGTTAGCCACATTTTTTAGTCTGAACGCCGCTTACGCCACCCGCCTCAAAGACCTGATAAACATTGAGGGCGTGCGCTCCAATAATTTGATTGGCTACGGCATTATGGTGGGGCTCCAGGGTACAGGTGATGGGGCCCAGAGCCAGTTTGCTGTGCAGTCGGTAGTGAATATGCTTGAACGCTTTGGCGTTCACGTGGACCGCAATCAGGTGAAACTCAAAAACGTAGCCGCGGTGATGGTTACCGCTGAGCTTCCACCTTTTGTGCGGGCTGGTCAACGTATAGATGTAACAGTGTCCTCTATTGGTGATGCCAAGAGCCTCCAGGGAGGCACTCTGCTCTTAACCCCCCTCCGTGGCCCTGACGGCCAGGTTTATGCCCTGGCCCAGGGGCCAATTTCTTTGGGTGGTTTTGGAGCAGCCGGAGCGGGAGCCGCTGCCCAGAAAAATTTTCTTACGGTGGGGAAAATTCCTTCAGGGGCCATTGTGGAAAGAGAAGTCAAAGTAAACATAAACGGCAAAGGAGTTTTGCGGCTTTCTTTTCGGGACACTGACTTTACTACCGTAGCCCGGGCGGCTGAGGCCATAAACGCCTATCTTAATGGCCCTTACGCCAAACCCCTTGACGGGCGCACTTTGGCTCTTTACGTGCCGCCTAGCTACCGCGGCAAGGTGGTTTCTCTTCTAGCGGACATTGGAGACCTTTCTGTTGAGCCAGATGTACCCGCCCGCGTGGTAATAGACGAACGCACCGGTACCGTGGTTATGGGTGAAAACGTACGTATTTCCAAAGTGGCTATTGCCCACGGAAATCTCTCGGTGCAAATAAAAGAGACTCCTCAGGTTATTCAGCCGCCGCCATTTTCTGCAGGGCAAACAACCGTGGTACCCCAAACTCAGCTTCAGGTGAAAGAAGAGAAGGCTAGACTCGTGGTGCTTGAAGAAGGAGTTAGCATTGGGGAGCTTGTGCGGGCGCTAAACGCCGTAGGGGCCACCCCGCGGGACTTGATTGCCATTTTTCAGGCTATAAAAAGGGCCGGGGCTTTACAGGCCGAACTCATCATCATGTAG